From Maylandia zebra isolate NMK-2024a linkage group LG11, Mzebra_GT3a, whole genome shotgun sequence, one genomic window encodes:
- the tcea3 gene encoding transcription elongation factor A protein 3 isoform X1, with protein MTREEDLIRIAKKLDKMVSRNNTEGAIDLLKELKGVNMTLKLLQETRIGMSVNGIRKHCTDEEVIALAKVLIKDWKRLLDSGRSHPEKSSETKNGLNSSKTAASPNSSPSETQSSHSEQEVKLKQDSDHDKKHANTIRKDKHNDGHEIKKRHADDLVEEKHLEDLGNAKHLQEIRKEKQAPPENPNVEVDNKKPKPAQDPRGEKHKSEPRRGRPLEEPKKTRHVEELKKEKPPTELKKCSSADEMRKDKQREENNHERLTSTPQRERPLSEPQRERPTDPHKPLFERRGVLDSSVLYPTRFPSPPRPARPPPIKRPAMDFLKDRKDGKDSSSRPPRPHAPRPPSPPTKRPPVEVKKERKVPLDPNAPIAPLPLHLHPPPPLRKEPPDPNAPLPPLPLHLHPPPPTKRPSLDGMKEKDSRKESDSKLLPPQKKTSDHVKKDRKDSVDTKLSRKHSDETKRERKDSSDSKSPPPKKPTLEAKKDKHRKDSCESKPGQPVKRHSADRRESTDSKTSSSPAAKKLTGERRESQGSKAPQLGPLQRKPSTDSIERKSKSEAPKTPTTPTSPMSPSFSSPGGPLSPHLATGDSIRDKCIEMLAAALRTDNDYREFGANCEGMAAEIEDHIYQEIKATDMKYKNRVRSRISNLKDPKNPGLRKNVLAGSIELRRIATMSAEEMASDELKQLRNVLTQEAIREHQMAKTGGTTTDLLQCGKCKKKNCTYNQVQTRSADEPMTTFVLCNECGNRWKFC; from the exons ATGACTCGAGAGGAAGATCTCATCCGGATTGCAAAAAAACTGGACAAGATGGTGTCTAGAAATAACACG GAGGGCGCCATTGACCTGCTGAAGGAGCTGAAAGGCGTCAATATGACTCTCAAACTTCTACAG GAAACGAGAATTGGAATGTCTGTTAATGGTATCAGGAAGCACTGCACAGATGAAGAAGTGATTGCTTTGGCAAAAGTCCTCATTAAAGACTGGAAAAGACTTCTGG ACTCTGGCCGCTCTCATCCCGAGAAATCGTCTGAGACCAAGAATGGTTTGAACTCCAGCAAAACGGCAGCTTCTCCAAACAGCTCTCCCTCGGAGACGCAGAGCAG tCACAGCGAGCAGGAAGTCAAACTAAAACAAGACTCCGATCATGACAAAAAACACGCTAATACAATCAGGAAAGACAAACACAATGATGGCCATGAAATCAAAAAGAGACATGCTGACGACCTCGTGGAAGAAAAGCACCTGGAGGACCTTGGAAATGCAAAACATCTGCAGGAAATCAGGAAAGAGAAACAAGCACCCCCAGAAAATCCCAACGTGGAGGTCGATAACAAGAAGCCGAAGCCTGCGCAAGACCCACGGGGTGAGAAGCACAAGTCGGAGCCGAGAAGAGGGAGACCATTAGAGGAACCAAAAAAGACGAGGCACGTGGAAGAGCTCAAAAAGGAGAAACCCCCCACGGAGCTCAAGAAGTGCAGCTCTGCAGATGAGATGAGGAAGGACaaacagagagaagaaaacaaCCACGAGAGGCTCACCAGCACACCTCAGAGGGAGAGACCTCTGAGCGAGcctcagagagagagacccACTGACCCCCACAAGCCCTTGTTTGAAAG GAGAGGTGTGCTGGACAGCAGTGTGCTCTATCCCACCCGTTTCCCCTCTCCTCCTCGACCCGCTCGGCCTCCTCCCATCAAACGCCCCGCCATGGATTTTCTGAAAGACAG GAAGGATGGCAAAGACTCTTCCTCCCGACCTCCTCGCCCTCACGCTCCCCGACCTCCTTCTCCACCGACTAAACGACCTCCCGTGGAAGTAAAGAAGGAGAG GAAAGTTCCTTTGGATCCAAACGCTCCGattgctcctcttcctcttcacctacatcctcctcctcccttaAG AAAAGAGCCTCCTGACCCCaacgctcctcttcctccgcttcctcttcaccttcaccctcctcctcctacGAAGCGGCCCTCTCTAGATGGAATGAAGGAGAAAGACAG CAGGAAGGAGTCAGACTCTAAGCTGCTTCCTCCACAGAAAAAGACGTCAGATCATGTGAAGAAAGACAG GAAAGACTCAGTGGATACCAAATTGTCTAGAAAACattcagatgaaaccaaaagaGAAAG GAAAGATTCATCAGACTCTAAatccccccctcccaaaaagcCCACCCTGGAggccaaaaaagacaaacacag AAAGGACTCCTGTGAGTCAAAGCCTGGCCAACCTGTGAAACGTCATTCAGCTGACAG ACGGGAATCGACTGACTCAAAGACGAGCAGCTCGCCAGCAGCAAAGAAGCTAACAGGAGAAAG GAGAGAGTCTCAGGGCTCGAAGGCTCCTCAGCTTGGACCTCTACAGAGGAAGCCCTCTACTGACAGCATCGAAAG aaagaGTAAATCCGAGGCTCCCAAAACTCCCACTACCCCGACCAGCCCCATGTCACCCAGCTTCAGTTCTCCTGGGGGTCCGCTGTCCCCTCACCTGGCCACTGGAGACTCCATCAGAGACAAGTGCATTGAGATGCTGGCAGCTGCCCTGCGCACAGATA ATGATTACAGGGAATTTGGAGCTAACTGTGAGGGCATGGCAGCAGAGATTGAAGATCATATC TACCAGGAGATAAAAGCCACTGATATGAAGTATAAGAACCGAGTGAGGAGCCGCATCAGCAACTTGAAGGACCCGAAGAACCCAGGCCTTCGCAAAAATGTGCTCGCAGGAAGCATCGAGTTACGCCGCATCGCCACCATGTCTGCTGAG GAAATGGCCAGCGACGAGCTGAAACAGCTGAGGAACGTGCTCACCCAGGAGGCCATCAGGGAACACCAGATGGCTAAAACTGGTGGCACCACCACCGACCTGCTGCAGTGCGGCAAGTGCAAGAAGAAAAACTGCACCTATAACCAG gtgCAGACACGCAGTGCTGATGAGCCAATGACCACATTTGTTCTGTGCAATGAGTGTGGCAACCGCTGGAAG ttctgctga
- the tcea3 gene encoding transcription elongation factor A protein 3 isoform X2 translates to MTREEDLIRIAKKLDKMVSRNNTEGAIDLLKELKGVNMTLKLLQETRIGMSVNGIRKHCTDEEVIALAKVLIKDWKRLLDSGRSHPEKSSETKNGLNSSKTAASPNSSPSETQSSHSEQEVKLKQDSDHDKKHANTIRKDKHNDGHEIKKRHADDLVEEKHLEDLGNAKHLQEIRKEKQAPPENPNVEVDNKKPKPAQDPRGEKHKSEPRRGRPLEEPKKTRHVEELKKEKPPTELKKCSSADEMRKDKQREENNHERLTSTPQRERPLSEPQRERPTDPHKPLFERRGVLDSSVLYPTRFPSPPRPARPPPIKRPAMDFLKDRKDGKDSSSRPPRPHAPRPPSPPTKRPPVEVKKERKVPLDPNAPIAPLPLHLHPPPPLRKEPPDPNAPLPPLPLHLHPPPPTKRPSLDGMKEKDRKESDSKLLPPQKKTSDHVKKDRKDSVDTKLSRKHSDETKRERKDSSDSKSPPPKKPTLEAKKDKHRKDSCESKPGQPVKRHSADRRESTDSKTSSSPAAKKLTGERRESQGSKAPQLGPLQRKPSTDSIERKSKSEAPKTPTTPTSPMSPSFSSPGGPLSPHLATGDSIRDKCIEMLAAALRTDNDYREFGANCEGMAAEIEDHIYQEIKATDMKYKNRVRSRISNLKDPKNPGLRKNVLAGSIELRRIATMSAEEMASDELKQLRNVLTQEAIREHQMAKTGGTTTDLLQCGKCKKKNCTYNQVQTRSADEPMTTFVLCNECGNRWKFC, encoded by the exons ATGACTCGAGAGGAAGATCTCATCCGGATTGCAAAAAAACTGGACAAGATGGTGTCTAGAAATAACACG GAGGGCGCCATTGACCTGCTGAAGGAGCTGAAAGGCGTCAATATGACTCTCAAACTTCTACAG GAAACGAGAATTGGAATGTCTGTTAATGGTATCAGGAAGCACTGCACAGATGAAGAAGTGATTGCTTTGGCAAAAGTCCTCATTAAAGACTGGAAAAGACTTCTGG ACTCTGGCCGCTCTCATCCCGAGAAATCGTCTGAGACCAAGAATGGTTTGAACTCCAGCAAAACGGCAGCTTCTCCAAACAGCTCTCCCTCGGAGACGCAGAGCAG tCACAGCGAGCAGGAAGTCAAACTAAAACAAGACTCCGATCATGACAAAAAACACGCTAATACAATCAGGAAAGACAAACACAATGATGGCCATGAAATCAAAAAGAGACATGCTGACGACCTCGTGGAAGAAAAGCACCTGGAGGACCTTGGAAATGCAAAACATCTGCAGGAAATCAGGAAAGAGAAACAAGCACCCCCAGAAAATCCCAACGTGGAGGTCGATAACAAGAAGCCGAAGCCTGCGCAAGACCCACGGGGTGAGAAGCACAAGTCGGAGCCGAGAAGAGGGAGACCATTAGAGGAACCAAAAAAGACGAGGCACGTGGAAGAGCTCAAAAAGGAGAAACCCCCCACGGAGCTCAAGAAGTGCAGCTCTGCAGATGAGATGAGGAAGGACaaacagagagaagaaaacaaCCACGAGAGGCTCACCAGCACACCTCAGAGGGAGAGACCTCTGAGCGAGcctcagagagagagacccACTGACCCCCACAAGCCCTTGTTTGAAAG GAGAGGTGTGCTGGACAGCAGTGTGCTCTATCCCACCCGTTTCCCCTCTCCTCCTCGACCCGCTCGGCCTCCTCCCATCAAACGCCCCGCCATGGATTTTCTGAAAGACAG GAAGGATGGCAAAGACTCTTCCTCCCGACCTCCTCGCCCTCACGCTCCCCGACCTCCTTCTCCACCGACTAAACGACCTCCCGTGGAAGTAAAGAAGGAGAG GAAAGTTCCTTTGGATCCAAACGCTCCGattgctcctcttcctcttcacctacatcctcctcctcccttaAG AAAAGAGCCTCCTGACCCCaacgctcctcttcctccgcttcctcttcaccttcaccctcctcctcctacGAAGCGGCCCTCTCTAGATGGAATGAAGGAGAAAGACAG GAAGGAGTCAGACTCTAAGCTGCTTCCTCCACAGAAAAAGACGTCAGATCATGTGAAGAAAGACAG GAAAGACTCAGTGGATACCAAATTGTCTAGAAAACattcagatgaaaccaaaagaGAAAG GAAAGATTCATCAGACTCTAAatccccccctcccaaaaagcCCACCCTGGAggccaaaaaagacaaacacag AAAGGACTCCTGTGAGTCAAAGCCTGGCCAACCTGTGAAACGTCATTCAGCTGACAG ACGGGAATCGACTGACTCAAAGACGAGCAGCTCGCCAGCAGCAAAGAAGCTAACAGGAGAAAG GAGAGAGTCTCAGGGCTCGAAGGCTCCTCAGCTTGGACCTCTACAGAGGAAGCCCTCTACTGACAGCATCGAAAG aaagaGTAAATCCGAGGCTCCCAAAACTCCCACTACCCCGACCAGCCCCATGTCACCCAGCTTCAGTTCTCCTGGGGGTCCGCTGTCCCCTCACCTGGCCACTGGAGACTCCATCAGAGACAAGTGCATTGAGATGCTGGCAGCTGCCCTGCGCACAGATA ATGATTACAGGGAATTTGGAGCTAACTGTGAGGGCATGGCAGCAGAGATTGAAGATCATATC TACCAGGAGATAAAAGCCACTGATATGAAGTATAAGAACCGAGTGAGGAGCCGCATCAGCAACTTGAAGGACCCGAAGAACCCAGGCCTTCGCAAAAATGTGCTCGCAGGAAGCATCGAGTTACGCCGCATCGCCACCATGTCTGCTGAG GAAATGGCCAGCGACGAGCTGAAACAGCTGAGGAACGTGCTCACCCAGGAGGCCATCAGGGAACACCAGATGGCTAAAACTGGTGGCACCACCACCGACCTGCTGCAGTGCGGCAAGTGCAAGAAGAAAAACTGCACCTATAACCAG gtgCAGACACGCAGTGCTGATGAGCCAATGACCACATTTGTTCTGTGCAATGAGTGTGGCAACCGCTGGAAG ttctgctga
- the tent5ba gene encoding terminal nucleotidyltransferase 5ba: protein MSGESDHSRRFCVLSWDQVQRLDSILGEAIPIHGRGNFPTLSVQPRQIVQVVRARLEERGVHVKDVRLNGSAASHVLHQDTGLGYKDLDLIFGVSLKDDQAFRLVKDVVLDCLLDFLPAGVSKERITALTLKEAYVQKLVKVCNDTDRWSLISLSNNTGKNVELKFVDSLRRQFEFSVDSFQICLDSLLLFDRCSETPMSESFHPTVIGESVYGDFKEAMEHLCQRTIATRTPEEIRGGGLLKYCHLLVRGFRPSSEADMKQMQRYMCSRFFIDFPDIGEQQRKLEAYLQNHFAGMEHKRYECLTTLHQVVNESTVCLMGHERRQTLSLISMLALKVLAEQNAIPTVTNVTCYYQPAPYVQDINFSNYYIAHVQPPQVAACSASYQTWLPCS from the exons ATGTCTGGTGAGTCGGATCACAGTCGGCGGTTCTGCGTGCTGTCTTGGGATCAGGTGCAGCGCTTGGACTCGATCCTGGGCGAGGCTATCCCCATCCACGGCCGAGGAAACTTCCCCACGCTCTCCGTACAGCCCCGCCAGATTGTCCAG GTTGTGCGAGCGAGGCTGGAGGAAAGAGGTGTGCATGTTAAGGATGTGAGGTTGAACGGCTCGGCTGCCAGCCACGTGCTCCATCAGGACACGGGACTAGGCTACAAGGATCTCGACCTGATCTTTGGCGTGTCGCTGAAAGATGACCAGGCCTTCCGTCTGGTGAAAGACGTCGTGCTGGACTGCCTGTTGGACTTCTTGCCAGCCGGGGTCTCTAAGGAGCGCATCACAGCACTGACCCTTAAAGAGGCCTATGTGCAGAAACTTGTGAAAGTCTGCAATGACACGGACCGTTGGAGCCTCATCTCGCTGTCCAACAACACAGGCAAGAACGTGGAGCTTAAGTTTGTGGACTCTTTACGGCGGCAGTTTGAATTCAGTGTAGACTCCTTCCAGATTTGCCTTGATTCTCTGCTCTTGTTTGACCGCTGCTCTGAGACGCCCATGTCTGAGAGCTTTCACCCCACCGTAATTGGCGAAAGCGTGTACGGGGACTTCAAAGAAGCTATGGAACATCTGTGTCAGAGGACCATAGCTACTCGCACCCCTGAAGAAATCAGAGGGGGTGGCTTGTTGAAGTACTGCCACTTGCTCGTGCGAGGCTTCAGACCCTCGTCAGAGGCGGACATGAAACAGATGCAGCGCTACATGTGCTCGCGCTTCTTCATTGACTTCCCCGACATAGGTGAGCAGCAGAGAAAGCTCGAGGCTTATCTGCAGAACCACTTCGCCGGGATGGAGCACAAGCGGTACGAGTGCCTCACGACTCTGCACCAAGTAGTGAACGAGAGCACAGTGTGTCTGATGGGCCACGAGCGGCGCCAGACGCTCAGCCTCATCTCCATGCTGGCGCTGAAGGTGCTGGCTGAGCAGAATGCTATCCCCACGGTAACCAATGTGACCTGTTACTACCAGCCAGCGCCGTATGTGCAGGACATAAACTTCAGCAACTATTATATTGCACACGTGCAGCCGCCACAGGTCGCCGCGTGCAGTGCTTCATATCAGACGTGGCTGCCCTGCAGTTGA